A stretch of the Malus domestica chromosome 08, GDT2T_hap1 genome encodes the following:
- the LOC139187524 gene encoding probable leucine-rich repeat receptor-like protein kinase At1g35710, translating to MTSLDFHKLCLLAYCLVLFVQLLSLPSCSAFASAISTTEAEALLKWKATFQNHTRLQNLTSWTYLPVHTKAAPCFWIGISCNAVGSVNVINLTNFGIQGTLHEFSFLSFPNLKYLNLSYNNIFDVIPAQISSFSKLIYLDLSNNWLSGSIPTSLCDFTNLTILYLYNNNLSSTIPKEIGKLKSLVDLQLCNNQLSGSIPTSLGDLTNLTTLYLYKNNLSSTIPKEIGKLKSLVYLELFENQLSGSIPTSLGDLTNLTTLYLYNNSLFSTIPKEIGKLKSLVDLRLSENQLSGSIPTSLGDLTNLTTLYLNINNLSGTIPKEIGNLKSLMDLQLYNNQLSGSIPTSFGDLTNLTTLYLYNNNLSSTIPKEIGKLKSLVNLQLCNNQLSGLIPTSLGDLTNLTTLYLYNNSLFSTIPKEIGKLKSLVDLRLSENQLSGSIPTSIGDLTNLTTLYLNINNLSGTIHKEIGNLKSLVDLQLYNNQLSGSIPTSFGDLTNLTTLYLYNNNLSSIIPKEIGKLKSLVNLQLCNNQLNGSIPTSLGDLTNLTTLYLYNNSLFSTIPKEIGKLKSLVDLRLSENQLSGSIPTSLGDLTNLTTLYLIINNLSGTIPKEIGNLKSLVDLQLCNNQFSGSIPTSFGDLTNLTTLYLYNNSLFSTIPKEIGKLKSLVDLRLSENQLSGSIPTSLGDLTNLTTLYLNINNLSGTIPKEIGNLKKLVVLHLHSNQLKGYLPQNICCSGQLQNLSVNNNHLTGLIPKSLKTCKSLVRVRLEGNQFTGNISKDFGVYRNLDFIDMSHNKFYGEISQKWGQCSKLETLLIAGNNLTGSIPPEIVNADKIHKLDLSSNHLVGAISNGFGRMTSLQKLMLNGNQLSGCIPSEFGLLVDLEYLDLSSNKLNGSIPSTFGNFLKLFHLNLSNNQFSQGIPLKLEKLVQLNELDLSHNSLEGSIPAEISNMESLLTLNLSHNNLSGFIPSSFEGMHSLAYVDVSYNELEGPIPNNRAFRQAPPEALQENKGLCGNVEGLQSCTIDPRKDHKWVFGITFSLIAAILLVSAFFTIKFVVQRKKKRPEKAEKNLHEEISFSVLNFDGKSMYEEIIRATENFDSTYCIGSGGQGSVYKANLSSDNIVAVKKLHQLWDGEKNLETTFLNEIRALTEIRHRNIVKLYGFCSHHRHSFLVYEFVDRGSLAAILSKDEEAKEVGWRKRVNIVNSVAHALAYMHHDCLPPIVHRDISTKNILLDSEYEASVSDFGTAKFLNPDSTTWTTVAGTYGYLAPELAYTMEVNEKCDVYSFGVVAMETIMGRHPGDFFSSFLSVPSSSTSSSASTLPPHQMSVVDVLDQRILPPTHQEAGEVLSLMKIAFSCLNLSPHSRPIMKRVTQLLSTQKLHLSKPICMITCGELLALDPLTA from the exons ATGACATCCTTAGATTTTCATAAACTATGCCTTTTGGCTTATTGCCTTGTCTTATTCGTACAACTTCTTTCACTGCCAAGTTGCTCTGCTTTTGCTTCTGCTATTTCTACTACTGAAGCAGAAGCGCTTCTCAAATGGAAAGCCACCTTTCAAAACCATACCCGCCTGCAAAATCTCACCTCATGGACTTACCTACCCGTTCATACAAAGGCAGCCCCATGCTTCTGGATTGGTATTTCATGCAATGCTGTTGGAAGTGTCAATGTGATAAACCTTACCAATTTTGGGATACAAGGTACGCTACATGAGTTTTCCTTCTTGTCTTTTCCTAATCTTAAATACCTCAACCTCAGCTACAATAATATCTTTGATGTCATTCCAGCTCAAATCAGTTCCTTCTCCAAACTCATCTATCTTGATCTTTCTAACAATTGGCTCAGTGGTTCAATCCCAACATCCCTCTGTGATTTCACAAACCTTACCATTCTTTATCTCTACAATAATAATCTTTCTAGCACAATTCCTAAAGAGATAGGGAAATTGAAATCTCTTGTGGACTTACAATTGTGTAACAATCAGCTCAGCGGTTCAATCCCAACATCACTAGGTGATCTCACAAACCTTACCACTCTCTATCTCTACAAAAATAATCTTTCTAGCACAATTCCTAAGGAGATAGGGAAATTGAAATCTCTTGTGTACCTAGAATTATTTGAGAACCAACTGAGCGGTTCAATCCCAACATCCCTTGGTGATCTCACAAACCTTACCACTCTCTATCTCTACAATAATAGTCTTTTTAGCACAATTCCTAAAGAGATAGGGAAATTGAAATCTCTTGTGGACCTAAGATTATCTGAGAACCAACTGAGCGGTTCAATCCCAACATCCCTTGGTGATCTCACAAACCTAACCACTCTCTATCTCAATATTAATAATCTTTCTGGCACTATTCCTAAAGAGATAGGGAATTTGAAATCTCTTATGGACCTACAATTGTATAACAATCAGCTCAGTGGTTCAATCCCAACATCTTTTGGTGATCTCACAAACCTTACCACTCTCTATCTCTACAATAATAATCTTTCTAGCACAATTCCTAAAGAGATAGGGAAATTGAAATCTCTTGTGAACCTACAATTGTGCAACAATCAGCTCAGCGGTTTAATCCCAACATCTCTAGGTGATCTCACAAACCTTACCACTCTCTATCTCTACAATAATAGTCTTTTTAGCACAATTCCTAAAGAGATAGGGAAATTGAAATCTCTTGTGGACCTAAGATTATCTGAGAACCAGCTGAGCGGTTCAATCCCAACATCCATTGGTGATCTCACAAACCTAACCACTCTCTATCTCAATATTAATAATCTTTCTGGCACTATTCATAAAGAGATAGGGAATTTGAAATCTCTTGTGGACCTACAATTGTATAACAATCAGCTCAGTGGTTCAATCCCAACATCCTTTGGTGATCTCACAAACCTTACCACTCTCTATCTCTACAATAATAATCTTTCTAGCATAATTCCTAAAGAGATAGGGAAATTGAAATCTCTTGTGAACCTACAATTGTGCAACAATCAGCTCAACGGTTCAATCCCAACATCTCTAGGTGATCTCACAAACCTTACCACTCTCTATCTCTACAATAATAGTCTTTTTAGCACAATTCCTAAAGAGATAGGGAAATTGAAATCTCTTGTGGACCTAAGATTATCTGAGAACCAGCTGAGCGGTTCAATCCCAACATCCCTTGGTGATCTCACAAACCTAACCACTCTCTATCTCATTATTAATAATCTTTCTGGCACTATTCCTAAAGAGATAGGGAATTTGAAATCTCTTGTGGACCTACAATTGTGTAACAATCAGTTCAGTGGTTCAATCCCAACATCCTTTGGTGATCTCACAAACCTTACCACTCTCTATCTCTACAATAATAGTCTTTTTAGCACTATTCCTAAAGAGATAGGGAAATTGAAATCTCTTGTGGACCTAAGATTATCTGAGAACCAGCTGAGCGGTTCAATCCCAACATCCCTTGGTGATCTCACAAACCTAACCACTCTCTATCTCAATATTAATAATCTTTCTGGCACTATTCCTAAAGAGATAGGGaatttgaaaaagttggttGTACTGCACTTGCATAGCAACCAATTAAAAGGTTATTTGCCTCAAAATATTTGCTGTAGTGGACAACTCCAAAACCTTTCGGTGAATAATAACCATTTGACAGGTCTAATCCCCAAAAGCTTGAAAACATGCAAAAGCTTAGTTAGAGTTCGTCTTGAAGGGAACCAATTCACAGGCAATATATCAAAAGACTTTGGTGTTTATCGAAATCTTGATTTCATTGATATGAGTCACAATAAGTTTTATGGTGAAATTTCACAAAAATGGGGCCAATGCTCAAAATTAGAAACCTTACTAATTGCGGGAAACAACCTTACTGGTAGCATACCTCCCGAGATTGTCAATGCTGACAAAATTCATAAACTCGACCTATCTTCAAATCACTTAGTTGGGGCTATTTCGAACGGGTTCGGGAGAATGACTTCTTTGCAGAAGTTGATGCTGAATGGAAATCAACTTTCAGGCTGTATACCTTCGGAATTTGGATTACTTGTTGATCTTGAATATCTCGACTTGTCATCAAACAAATTAAATGGGTCAATTCCGAGCACATTCGGCAACTTTCTCAAACTGTTCCATCTGAATTTGAGCAACAATCAATTTTCCCAAGGAATTCCATTGAAGTTGGAAAAGTTAGTTCAGTTGAACGAACTTGATTTAAGTCACAACTCACTAGAAGGTAGCATACCCGCTGAAATCAGCAATATGGAGAGTCTACTGACACTCAATCTTTCTCACAACAATCTTTCTGGTTTCATACCATCAAGTTTTGAAGGCATGCACAGCTTGGCATATGTGGATGTATCTTACAATGAATTGGAAGGTCCCATTCCCAACAACAGAGCATTTCGACAAGCTCCGCCAGAAGCTTTACAAGAGAACAAAGGACTGTGCGGCAACGTTGAAGGTTTGCAATCTTGCACAATTGACCCAAGAAAGGACCACAAATGGGTATTTGGAATCACATTCTCCCTTATAGCAGCAATTTTACTTGTTTCTGCTTTCTTTACAATTAAATTTGTAgtgcaaagaaagaagaaacgtCCAGAAAAAGCAGAAAAAAACTTGCATGAAGAAATATCATTTTCagttttaaattttgatggaaaGTCAATGTATGAGGAAATCATAAGGGCGACAGAAAATTTTGATTCCACATATTGCATCGGGAGCGGAGGACAAGGAAGCGTTTACAAAGCAAATTTGTCAAGTGACAACATAGTGGCTGTGAAAAAACTACATCAATTGTGGGATGGTGAGAAGAATTTGGAGACGACATTCTTGAATGAAATAAGGGCACTAACAGAGATAAGACACCGGAATATTGTGAAGCTTTATGGTTTCTGTTCACACCATCGACACTCGTTCTTGGTGTACGAGTTTGTTGATAGAGGTAGCTTGGCTGCAATTTTGAGCAAAGATGAAGAAGCTAAAGAAGTAGGGTGGAGAAAAAGGGTTAATATTGTTAACAGTGTAGCTCATGCCTTGGCATACATGCACCACGATTGCTTGCCACCAATTGTGCACCGGGACATATCAACCAAGAATATTTTGTTGGATTCTGAATATGAGGCCTCTGTTTCAGACTTTGGCACTGCTAAGTTTTTGAATCCAGACTCAACAACTTGGACTACCGTTGCAGGCACATATGGGTATCTCGCACCAG AACTTGCATATACCATGGAAGTGAACGAAAAATGTGATGTTTATAGCTTTGGAGTGGTTGCTATGGAAACAATCATGGGAAGACATCCTGGTGattttttctcatcattcttatCAGTGCCTTCTTCGTCCACGTCGTCATCAGCATCAACATTACCACCCCATCAAATGTCAGTTGTGGATGTTTTGGACCAACGCATTTTACCTCCAACACATCAAGAAGCAGGGGAAGTACTCTCTCTTATGAAGATTGCGTTTTCATGCTTGAATCTCAGTCCGCATTCTCGTCCTATAATGAAACGAGTTACTCAACTCCTCTCAACTCAGAAGTTGCATTTGTCGAAGCCAATATGTATGATAACCTGCGGTGAATTGCTTGCTCTAGATCCTTTGACGGCTTGA